Proteins found in one Nostoc sp. NIES-3756 genomic segment:
- a CDS encoding NAD(P)H-dependent glycerol-3-phosphate dehydrogenase: protein MRETTISILGAGAWGASLANLAIANGHRVRVWSRQGNETLAEVTQDADIILSAISMKGVREVASKIQSLTLPPETIFVTATKGLEPQTIYTPSQIWQSCFPNHPVVVLSGPNLSKEIDQSLPAATVVASRVTTAAATVQVAFSSSRFRVYTNPDPVGVELGGTLKNVIAIASGVCDGLQLGTNAKAALVTRGLTEIIRIGNCWGAKTETFYGLSGLGDLLATCNSALSRNYQVGYQLASGETLTQILEKLPGTAEGVNTCQVLVQLARQQNIVMPITEQVYRLLQGEVTPRQALDELMLRDIKAEYGH from the coding sequence GTGCGAGAAACTACCATATCAATTTTAGGTGCAGGCGCTTGGGGTGCATCCCTGGCGAATTTAGCAATAGCCAATGGCCATAGGGTGCGTGTATGGTCACGACAGGGGAATGAAACACTGGCAGAAGTTACACAAGATGCTGATATCATTCTCTCTGCCATCTCCATGAAAGGGGTGAGAGAAGTTGCTTCAAAAATTCAATCTCTCACCCTTCCACCAGAAACAATATTTGTCACCGCTACCAAAGGTTTAGAACCCCAAACTATATATACGCCTTCGCAAATTTGGCAATCTTGCTTCCCTAATCATCCAGTAGTTGTCCTCTCTGGGCCAAATTTATCAAAGGAAATTGACCAATCTTTACCAGCCGCTACGGTAGTAGCTAGTCGTGTAACTACAGCCGCCGCTACAGTGCAGGTAGCGTTTTCCTCATCTCGTTTTCGCGTCTATACAAATCCCGACCCTGTGGGTGTGGAGTTGGGCGGTACACTAAAGAATGTAATTGCGATCGCATCTGGTGTATGTGACGGTTTGCAATTAGGAACTAACGCCAAAGCCGCGTTAGTCACACGCGGACTCACAGAAATAATTCGCATTGGTAATTGTTGGGGTGCGAAAACGGAAACATTTTATGGGTTATCTGGTCTAGGAGATTTGTTAGCTACCTGTAATAGTGCCTTAAGCCGCAATTACCAAGTTGGCTATCAATTAGCTAGTGGTGAAACCTTGACACAAATTCTTGAGAAATTACCAGGAACAGCCGAAGGAGTAAACACTTGTCAGGTACTAGTCCAATTAGCTAGGCAGCAAAATATAGTTATGCCCATTACCGAGCAAGTTTACCGATTATTACAAGGTGAAGTCACCCCCAGACAAGCTCTTGATGAACTCATGCTGCGAGACATCAAGGCAGAATATGGTCATTAG
- the lipA gene encoding lipoyl synthase, giving the protein MTVKPDWLRVKAPQWERVGNVKEILRDLALNTVCEEASCPNIGECFQAGTATFLIMGPACTRACPYCDIDFEKKPKALDPTEPTRLAEAVRRMRLNHVVITSVNRDDLPDGGASQFVKCIQEIRAVSPQTTIEVLIPDLCGNWEALEIILQASPEVLNHNTETIPRLYRRVRPQGNYDRTLELLQLSRQIAPWLYTKSGIMVGLGETDAEIRQVMQDLRAVDCDILTIGQYLQPSQKHLQVNDFVTPEQFAAWQAYGEELGFLQVVSSPLTRSSYHAEQVRELMERYPRKKVLSAE; this is encoded by the coding sequence GTGACTGTAAAACCAGACTGGCTTCGGGTAAAAGCGCCTCAATGGGAGCGCGTTGGTAACGTCAAGGAAATTTTACGGGATTTAGCCCTAAATACAGTTTGTGAGGAAGCGTCATGTCCGAATATTGGTGAATGCTTCCAAGCTGGTACAGCCACATTTTTAATTATGGGGCCAGCTTGCACCCGTGCTTGTCCTTACTGCGATATTGATTTTGAGAAAAAACCCAAAGCTCTCGACCCCACAGAACCAACGAGATTAGCGGAAGCTGTGCGGCGGATGAGACTTAATCATGTGGTTATCACTTCAGTTAACCGAGATGATTTACCAGATGGTGGTGCATCACAATTTGTCAAATGTATTCAAGAGATTCGTGCAGTATCGCCTCAAACCACAATTGAGGTGTTAATTCCTGACTTGTGCGGTAATTGGGAAGCGTTAGAAATAATTCTCCAAGCATCGCCAGAGGTACTCAACCATAATACAGAAACTATTCCCCGACTTTATCGGCGAGTCAGACCCCAAGGTAACTACGATCGCACCCTAGAATTATTGCAGCTATCTCGTCAAATTGCTCCTTGGCTGTACACCAAATCAGGTATCATGGTCGGTCTTGGGGAAACAGACGCAGAAATTCGTCAAGTCATGCAGGACTTACGCGCCGTAGATTGCGATATCCTGACAATTGGGCAATATCTCCAACCCAGTCAAAAACACTTGCAAGTCAACGACTTTGTTACCCCAGAACAATTCGCAGCTTGGCAAGCTTACGGTGAAGAACTAGGATTTTTACAAGTCGTTTCCTCACCCCTAACTAGAAGCTCTTACCACGCCGAACAAGTAAGAGAATTAATGGAGCGATACCCAAGAAAAAAAGTGCTGAGTGCTGAGTAG
- a CDS encoding ATP-binding protein produces the protein MAQSQLVIQPNVETLAPQLELNNQLAKVVEIEEIFSNCFIPTDRACEYFRWLDELRILKQCGRVVGPRDVGKSRASVHYREEDRKKVSYVRAWSASSSKRLFSQILKDINHAAPTGKREDLRPRLAGSLELFGIEQVIVDNADNLQREALLDLKQLFDESNVSVVLVGGQELDKILHDCDLLTSFPTLYEFDTLEDDDFKKTLSTIELLENYLNQFLFFGLNM, from the coding sequence ATGGCACAATCACAACTTGTAATTCAGCCTAATGTTGAAACCTTAGCTCCTCAACTAGAGTTAAATAATCAACTTGCTAAAGTCGTTGAAATTGAAGAAATATTCAGTAATTGCTTTATACCCACTGATCGGGCTTGTGAATATTTCAGATGGCTGGATGAGTTGCGAATATTAAAACAATGCGGTCGAGTAGTTGGGCCAAGAGATGTTGGGAAAAGCCGAGCCTCGGTTCATTATCGGGAAGAGGATAGGAAGAAAGTATCGTATGTAAGAGCTTGGTCAGCATCAAGTTCTAAGCGTCTGTTTTCGCAAATTCTTAAGGATATTAACCACGCAGCACCAACAGGTAAACGAGAAGATTTACGTCCAAGATTAGCTGGTAGTTTGGAATTATTTGGGATAGAACAAGTCATTGTTGATAATGCTGACAATCTCCAAAGAGAGGCATTATTAGACCTAAAGCAACTTTTTGACGAATCTAATGTTTCTGTTGTCTTAGTTGGAGGGCAGGAGCTAGATAAAATTTTACATGATTGTGATTTGTTAACTAGCTTTCCAACACTTTATGAGTTTGACACCTTAGAAGATGATGATTTTAAAAAGACACTAAGCACCATTGAATTACTTGAGAACTACTTAAATCAATTCCTGTTTTTTGGGTTAAATATGTAG
- a CDS encoding Mu transposase C-terminal domain-containing protein, which yields MPDKEFGLTGELTQITEAIFLSESNFVVDPLHIILESSDSQKLKFNLIQWLAESPNRQIKSQRKQAVADTLGVSTRQVERLLKEYNGDRLNETAGVQRCDKGKHRVSEYWQQYIKTIYENSLKEKHPMSPASVVREVKRHAIVDLGLEHGDYPHPATVYRILNPLIEQQKRKKKIRNPGSGSWLTVETRDGKQLKAEFSNQIIQCDHTELDIRIVDSNGVLLPERPWLTTVVDTFSSCVLGFHLWIKQPGSAEVALALRHSILPKQYPHDYELSKPWGYGPPFQYFFTDGGKDFRSKHLKAIGKKLRFQCELRDRPNQGGIVERIFKTINTQVLKDLPGYTGSNVQERPENAEKEACLGIQDIDKILASFFCDIYNHEPYPKDPRETRFERWFKGMGGKLPEPLDERELDICLMKETQRVVQAHGSIQFENLIYRGESLRAYKGEYVTLRYDPDHILTLYVYSCDANDDIGDFLGYVHAVNMDTQELSIEELKSLNKERSKARREHSNYDALLALGKRKELVKERKQEKKERRQAEQKRLRSGSKKNSNVVELRKSRAKNYVKNDDPIEVLPERVSREEIQVPKTEVQIEVSEQADNLKQERHQLVISRRKQNLKNIW from the coding sequence ATGCCAGACAAAGAATTTGGATTAACCGGAGAATTGACACAAATTACAGAAGCTATTTTCCTTAGTGAAAGTAATTTTGTGGTCGATCCATTACACATTATTCTGGAATCCTCAGATAGCCAGAAACTCAAATTTAATCTCATCCAATGGCTTGCTGAATCACCGAATCGACAGATTAAGTCTCAGAGAAAACAGGCAGTTGCAGACACTCTTGGTGTTTCTACTCGGCAGGTGGAGCGTCTTCTCAAAGAATACAATGGAGACAGATTAAATGAGACAGCCGGAGTACAACGCTGTGACAAGGGCAAACATCGAGTTAGCGAATACTGGCAACAATATATAAAAACAATTTACGAAAATAGCCTAAAAGAAAAACATCCAATGTCGCCAGCATCTGTAGTTCGTGAGGTAAAGCGCCACGCGATCGTTGACCTTGGGCTTGAACATGGAGACTATCCTCATCCGGCTACTGTCTACCGAATTTTAAATCCGTTAATTGAGCAACAAAAACGGAAGAAAAAAATTAGAAATCCAGGTTCTGGATCTTGGTTGACGGTGGAAACACGAGATGGCAAGCAACTAAAAGCTGAGTTTAGCAACCAAATTATTCAATGTGACCATACAGAACTGGATATTCGGATAGTTGATAGTAACGGTGTGTTATTACCTGAGCGACCTTGGTTAACTACTGTTGTTGATACTTTCTCCAGTTGTGTTTTAGGTTTCCACTTATGGATAAAACAACCTGGGTCTGCTGAAGTGGCTCTTGCTTTAAGACATTCTATATTACCCAAGCAGTATCCCCATGATTATGAATTGAGTAAACCTTGGGGTTATGGCCCTCCTTTTCAATACTTTTTCACTGATGGCGGCAAAGATTTTCGCTCTAAACATCTCAAAGCCATCGGCAAGAAACTGCGATTTCAATGCGAATTGCGCGATCGCCCAAACCAAGGTGGTATTGTAGAACGGATTTTTAAAACGATTAATACTCAAGTTCTCAAAGACTTACCTGGTTACACAGGATCTAATGTTCAGGAACGCCCTGAAAACGCAGAAAAAGAAGCTTGTTTGGGCATACAGGATATAGACAAGATTTTGGCTAGTTTCTTTTGTGACATTTATAATCATGAACCTTATCCCAAAGATCCCCGCGAGACAAGATTTGAAAGATGGTTCAAGGGAATGGGAGGAAAACTACCTGAGCCTTTAGATGAGCGAGAATTGGATATTTGTTTAATGAAAGAAACTCAACGGGTTGTTCAAGCTCATGGTTCTATCCAGTTCGAGAACCTGATTTATCGAGGAGAATCACTCAGGGCTTACAAAGGTGAATATGTGACACTGAGATATGACCCAGACCATATTCTGACATTATATGTCTACAGTTGTGATGCAAATGATGACATAGGAGATTTCTTAGGGTACGTTCATGCAGTAAACATGGATACCCAAGAATTGAGTATAGAAGAATTGAAAAGTCTTAATAAGGAGCGTAGCAAGGCTCGTAGAGAGCATTCTAATTATGATGCTCTATTAGCATTAGGTAAGCGTAAGGAGCTTGTAAAAGAGCGTAAACAGGAAAAGAAAGAAAGAAGACAAGCAGAACAAAAACGCTTACGTTCTGGTTCTAAGAAAAACTCTAATGTTGTTGAATTAAGAAAAAGTAGAGCTAAGAATTATGTAAAGAATGATGACCCAATTGAAGTATTGCCAGAGAGAGTTTCTAGGGAGGAAATACAGGTTCCAAAAACTGAGGTGCAAATAGAAGTATCTGAGCAAGCAGACAATTTAAAACAGGAAAGGCATCAGTTAGTTATTTCTAGACGCAAACAAAATTTAAAGAATATTTGGTGA